A window from Triticum aestivum cultivar Chinese Spring chromosome 6D, IWGSC CS RefSeq v2.1, whole genome shotgun sequence encodes these proteins:
- the LOC123143433 gene encoding uncharacterized protein — protein sequence MAPPVQSPSAMACSQAPPAAPQDPHHLLQDEGRSAVERRSAPAMQCSSRSCTEAPLAADGVAMDCHSAPVMQCGSRSCTEAPLAGDGVAMECRSPPVIECGTRSCTEAPLAADGVAMECRSPPVMQCRTRSCTDALIAADGVAMECRSPPVMQCSTRSCTDALIAADGVAMECYSPPVMQCSTRSCTDAPLAADLRPQVGICSRVGASCFIAMQ from the coding sequence ATGGCCCCTCCCGTCCAATCCCCGTCCGCCATGGCCTGCTCCcaagctccacctgctgctcctcAAGATCCACACCACCTGCTGCAAGACGAAGGCCGGAGTGCAGTCGAACGCCGCTCGGCGCCGGCGATGCAGTGCAGCTCGCGGAGCTGCACTGAAGCGCCGCTCGCCGCCGACGGAGTTGCAATGGACTGCCACTCGGCGCCGGTGATGCAGTGCGGCTCGCGGAGCTGCACTGAAGCGCCGCTCGCCGGCGACGGAGTTGCAATGGAGTGCCGCTCGCCGCCGGTGATTGAGTGCGGCACGCGGAGCTGCACTGAAGCGCCGCTCGCCGCCGATGGAGTTGCAATGGAGTGCCGCTCGCCGCCGGTGATGCAGTGCCGCACGCGGAGCTGCACTGACGCGCTGATCGCCGCCGACGGAGTTGCAATGGAGTGCCGCTCGCCGCCGGTGATGCAGTGCAGCACGCGGAGCTGCACTGACGCGTTGATCGCCGCTGACGGAGTTGCAATGGAGTGCTACTCGCCGCCGGTGATGCAGTGCAGCACGCGGAGCTGCACTGACGCGCCGCTCGCCGCCGATTTGCGGCCACAGGTGGGGATCTGTTCGCGTGTGGGGGCGTCTTGTTTCATTGCAATGCAGTGA
- the LOC123140869 gene encoding probable metal-nicotianamine transporter YSL7: MESDTCDLSEGMSTERAYEAEPVPSLSETITARSLAVSFVLGVTLTVVAMKISLNSGFLPSLSIPACLLGFYLSRALIRLLEYLEVSHLPFTRQENTVIQTCVAACTTIAFSGGFGTFLLAMGRKSAGDDNVKYDVNVEEPSIPRMIAFLYLVSFAGIFIIMPFRKVMIIRHQLTFPSGTATAHLINSFNTPQGATHAKLKVSMLFKSLAGSLAWSVFQWFFSAGKDCGFKTFPTFGMEAYRQGFFFDFGMTNVGIGMICPYAITLSMLVGSAVSWGFLWPYIETKEGDWYPADLRSGSLSGIKGYRVFIGVSMILADGLFNFLSIMFRTSRTMTKRRKQPMSSAGGNVNQPFQHLIGEGPDMEQQKTAKSFDERRRAQVFLRDSIPNMITIGVYILLAALSTAAVPILYRQLRYYHVALVYLMAPLFTFCNVYGYGLTDMNLSSTYAKITMLVFGSWVGLRDGGVVAGLVACGIMMCTLSNGGDVMQDLKTGYLTLTSPRAVLISELIGTAFGCLINPTVFWVFYKVYKTGEAAGGDIPDVPYARVYRGMAMLSVGQDGLPRHSMLLAKIFFMLALALCMLRELASRWEWRVQAYLPSTVAMAVAFFVPPDMAIGMCVGSLVLWLWERTDPVEERMLSSPVASGLICGDGLGSLVSSLLTLTKATAPICIKFLSRGDNEKLDAFLAKMPAT; this comes from the coding sequence ATGGAGTCGGACACATGCGACCTCAGCGAAGGCATGTCGACGGAGCGCGCGTACGAGGCGGAGCCGGTGCCGTCGCTGTCGGAGACCATCACGGCGCGGTCGCTGGCGGTGAGCTTCGTCCTGGGCGTGACCCTCACCGTGGTGGCCATGAAGATCAGCCTCAACTCGGGGTTCCTCCCGTCGCTCAGCATCCCGGCGTGCCTCCTGGGCTTCTACCTCTCGCGCGCGCTCATCCGGCTGCTGGAGTACCTGGAGGTGTCCCACCTCCCCTTCACCCGGCAGGAGAACACCGTGATCCAGACCTGCGTCGCCGCCTGCACCACCATCGCCttcagcggcggcttcggcacgtTCCTCCTGGCCATGGGCCGCAAGTCGGCCGGCGACGACAACGTCAAGTACGACGTCAACGTGGAGGAGCCGAGCATCCCCCGCATGATCGCCTTCCTCTACCTCGTCAGCTTCGCCGGCATCTTCATCATCATGCCGTTCCGGAAGGTGATGATCATCCGGCACCAGCTGACGTTCCCCAGCGGCACGGCCACGGCGCACCTCATCAACAGCTTCAACACGCCGCAGGGCGCCACCCATGCCAAGCTGAAGGTGTCCATGCTGTTCAAGTCGCTCGCGGGCTCCCTGGCCTGGTCCGTCTTCCAGTGGTTCTTCTCCGCCGGGAAGGACTGCGGCTTCAAGACCTTCCCCACCTTCGGCATGGAGGCCTACAGGCAGGGCTTCTTCTTCGACTTCGGCATGACCAACGTCGGCATCGGCATGATCTGCCCCTACGCGATCACCCTCTCCATGCTCGTCGGGTCCGCCGTGTCCTGGGGGTTCCTCTGGCCCTACATCGAGACCAAGGAGGGGGACTGGTACCCCGCCGACCTCCGCAGCGGCAGCCTCAGCGGCATCAAGGGCTACAGGGTGTTCATCGGCGTCTCCATGATCCTCGCCGATGGCCTCTTCAACTTCCTCTCCATCATGTTCCGGACGTCGCGCACCATGACCAAGCGCCGCAAGCAGCCCATGTCATCCGCCGGCGGCAACGTGAACCAGCCGTTCCAGCACCTGATCGGCGAAGGCCCGGACATGGAGCAGCAGAAGACGGCCAAGAGCTTCGACGAACGCCGCAGGGCGCAGGTCTTCCTCAGGGACAGCATACCCAACATGATTACCATCGGCGTCTACATCCTCCTCGCCGccctctccaccgccgccgtcccgATACTATACCGGCAGCTGCGCTACTACCACGTCGCGCTCGTCTACCTCATGGCGCCCCTCTTCACCTTCTGCAACGTGTACGGCTACGGCCTCACCGACATGAACCTGTCCAGCACCTACGCCAAGATCACCATGCTGGTCTTCGGTTCCTGGGTCGGGCTCAGGGACGGCGGTGTGGTTGCCGGCCTCGTCGCCTGCGGGATCATGATGTGCACGCTCTCCAACGGCGGCGACGTCATGCAGGACCTCAAGACGGGGTACCTCACCCTCACGTCGCCGCGCGCCGTGCTCATCAGCGAGCTCATCGGCACGGCATTCGGCTGCCTCATCAACCCCACCGTCTTCTGGGTGTTCTACAAGGTGTACAAGACGGGGGAGGCCGCCGGCGGCGACATCCCCGACGTGCCCTACGCCAGGGTGTACCGCGGCATGGCCATGCTGAGCGTCGGCCAGGATGGGCTGCCCAGGCATAGCATGCTCCTCGCCAAGATCTTCTTCATGCTCGCGCTGGCCCTGTGCATGCTCCGGGAGCTGGCTAGCCGCTGGGAGTGGCGCGTGCAGGCGTACCTCCCGAGCACCGTGGCCATGGCCGTGGCCTTCTTCGTGCCGCCGGACATGGCCATCGGCATGTGCGTCGGGAGCCTGGTGCTGTGGCTGTGGGAGCGCACGGACCCTGTCGAGGAGCGGATGCTGTCGTCGCCGGTGGCGTCCGGGCTCATCTGCGGGGACGGGCTCGGCTCGCTCGTGTCCTCGCTGCTCACGCTCACCAAGGCCACGGCGCCCATCTGCATCAAGTTCTTGTCCCGAGGCGACAACGAGAAGTTGGATGCCTTCTTGGCAAAGATGCCCGCCACATAG